Proteins co-encoded in one Oceanibaculum nanhaiense genomic window:
- the prfA gene encoding peptide chain release factor 1, with product MDLNHKLNRVVARHDELRAMLSSGGPMDAQRFARMSKEYSDLEAVVESINALRAGEAERDGLVQMLADPATDAEMKSMAEDELSVLEDRLTKLEQAVKIALLPKDEADAKNAILEVRAGTGGDEAGLFAAELFEMYRRYAVLHGWRFEVMEVSENDVGGMKEGIATITGANVFARLKYESGVHRVQRVPATENQGRIHTSAATVAVLPEAEEVDVNVEDKDLRIDVFRASGPGGQSVNTTDSAVRITHLPTGLVVIQQDEKSQLRNKQKAMRILLSRLYDLERGKLDAERSAARKSQVGSGDRSERIRTYNFPQGRVTDHRIGLTLHKIEKVMLGEALDEVIDALTAEDQAEMLAELT from the coding sequence GTGGACCTGAATCACAAACTGAACCGCGTGGTTGCCCGGCATGACGAGCTGCGGGCGATGTTGTCGTCGGGCGGGCCGATGGATGCCCAGCGCTTCGCGCGCATGTCGAAGGAATATTCCGACCTGGAGGCCGTGGTCGAAAGCATCAACGCCCTGCGTGCCGGCGAGGCGGAGCGCGACGGGCTGGTCCAGATGCTGGCCGATCCGGCGACCGATGCGGAAATGAAGTCGATGGCCGAGGACGAGCTGTCCGTCCTGGAGGATCGCCTGACGAAGCTGGAGCAGGCGGTGAAGATCGCCCTGCTGCCGAAAGATGAGGCAGATGCGAAGAACGCCATCCTGGAAGTCCGCGCCGGCACCGGCGGCGACGAGGCCGGGCTTTTCGCCGCCGAACTGTTCGAGATGTACCGCCGTTATGCCGTGCTGCATGGCTGGCGCTTCGAGGTGATGGAAGTCTCGGAGAATGATGTCGGCGGTATGAAGGAAGGCATTGCCACCATCACCGGCGCCAATGTCTTTGCCCGGCTGAAATATGAATCCGGCGTGCATCGCGTTCAGCGCGTGCCGGCAACCGAGAATCAGGGCCGCATCCACACCTCCGCCGCCACCGTCGCCGTGCTGCCGGAAGCCGAGGAAGTGGACGTGAATGTCGAGGACAAGGATCTGCGCATCGACGTGTTTCGGGCCAGCGGGCCGGGCGGCCAGTCGGTGAACACCACCGACAGCGCGGTGCGCATCACCCATCTGCCAACCGGGCTGGTTGTTATCCAGCAGGACGAGAAATCGCAGCTGCGCAACAAGCAGAAGGCGATGCGGATCTTGCTGTCCCGACTGTACGATCTGGAACGCGGCAAGCTGGACGCCGAACGCTCCGCCGCGCGCAAGAGCCAGGTCGGCTCCGGCGACCGGTCGGAGCGCATCCGGACCTATAATTTCCCGCAAGGGCGCGTCACCGATCACCGCATCGGCCTGACCCTGCACAAGATCGAGAAAGTCATGCTGGGCGAGGCGCTGGACGAGGTGATCGACGCGCTGACCGCCGAGGATCAGGCGGAGATGCTGGCGGAACTGACGTGA
- the prmC gene encoding peptide chain release factor N(5)-glutamine methyltransferase, producing the protein MTPAVALLRDAAVQLEAAGVEEARRDARLLLAEALGVEAHRLILEPQTNVPPAAADRFAGFVAARAARVPVSRILGRREFWGLTFRLSPATLDPRPDSETLVEAVLKAFPDRTAPLRVLDFGTGTGCLLLAVLSEYPNATGLGIDKAEDAVATASANAVDLGLAGRAEIRLGDWGQGLGGQGLGGQGVGEPFDIILSNPPYIEAAVVPALAPEVARHDPLLALAGGADGLDAYRRLLPDVARLLAAQGHAFLELGQGQAADVAALAQQCGLIQRALHADLAGIARCLELVPGSG; encoded by the coding sequence GTGACGCCTGCCGTCGCTCTGCTGCGCGATGCCGCCGTGCAGCTGGAGGCCGCCGGGGTGGAAGAGGCACGGCGCGATGCCCGCCTGCTGCTGGCCGAGGCGCTGGGGGTGGAGGCGCACCGGCTGATCCTGGAGCCGCAGACCAATGTCCCGCCCGCGGCCGCTGACCGCTTTGCCGGTTTCGTGGCGGCGCGCGCGGCGCGTGTGCCGGTCTCGCGTATCCTGGGGCGGCGTGAATTCTGGGGGCTCACCTTCCGGCTGTCGCCGGCGACGCTGGACCCCAGGCCGGACAGCGAGACGCTGGTGGAGGCGGTGCTGAAGGCCTTCCCGGACCGGACGGCGCCCTTGCGCGTGCTGGATTTCGGCACCGGCACCGGCTGTCTGCTGCTGGCGGTGCTGTCGGAATATCCGAATGCTACCGGGCTTGGCATCGACAAGGCGGAGGACGCGGTGGCGACGGCCAGTGCCAATGCTGTTGATCTGGGCCTTGCCGGCCGGGCGGAAATCCGGCTGGGCGACTGGGGCCAGGGTCTTGGGGGCCAGGGTCTTGGGGGCCAGGGGGTGGGGGAGCCGTTCGACATCATCCTGTCCAACCCGCCTTATATCGAGGCGGCTGTGGTGCCGGCGCTGGCGCCGGAAGTGGCACGGCATGACCCGCTGCTGGCGCTGGCCGGCGGTGCGGACGGGCTGGATGCCTATCGCCGGCTGCTGCCCGATGTGGCGCGGTTGCTGGCAGCGCAGGGACATGCGTTTCTGGAACTGGGGCAGGGTCAGGCAGCGGATGTCGCGGCGCTGGCGCAGCAGTGCGGGCTGATACAGCGGGCACTGCATGCCGATCTGGCCGGGATCGCGCGGTGCCTGGAACTGGTTCCCGGAAGTGGTTAA
- the hemA gene encoding glutamyl-tRNA reductase — protein sequence MTASIFTVVGVNRRTGPAELRDRLYVEDEAVPALLDRLCAAGMAEAMVLCTCDRVEIWGAGDTPDGGAAAFALLAENAGMEPRALLPQRFLETGEAALRHAFAVAASLDSEVIGEPQVLGQVKAAHRLARDAGRVGPHLEPILQAAYQAAKRVRNETAIGQRPVSLAAAACQLARDVQGDLSRCRALLIGAGDMGEFLMQQLLASGLGGATVIARTARRAEALARRLGSHYALLEELPDRLAEADIVVACQGEGRYMLSADMVEGALRRRRRRPVFLVDLAVPGDIEPAVNRLEDAFLYDLDELEQVALQGRAERETAAGAAWAILETELAGFRQRQAEREAVPTLVALRAGFEAARQAVLAELPPDDPARPALERATQLLVNRLLHRPMAELRRMAVTGPGAAEEQVAAEALLRRLFLDVPADDTPDDTKYEE from the coding sequence ATGACCGCCAGCATTTTTACCGTCGTCGGCGTCAATCGCCGGACCGGACCGGCGGAGCTGCGCGACCGTCTCTATGTCGAGGATGAGGCTGTGCCGGCGCTGCTCGATCGGCTGTGCGCGGCCGGCATGGCCGAGGCGATGGTGCTGTGCACCTGCGACCGGGTGGAAATCTGGGGTGCCGGGGACACGCCAGACGGGGGAGCGGCAGCCTTCGCCCTGCTGGCGGAAAACGCCGGGATGGAGCCGCGCGCGCTGTTGCCGCAGCGCTTTCTGGAAACCGGCGAGGCGGCGCTGCGCCATGCCTTCGCGGTCGCCGCTTCGCTCGACAGCGAGGTAATCGGCGAGCCGCAGGTGCTGGGCCAGGTGAAGGCGGCGCACCGGCTGGCGCGCGATGCCGGCCGGGTCGGCCCGCATCTCGAACCGATCCTGCAGGCGGCCTATCAGGCGGCCAAGCGCGTGCGCAATGAGACCGCCATCGGCCAGCGCCCGGTGTCGCTGGCGGCTGCCGCCTGCCAGCTTGCCCGCGATGTGCAGGGCGATCTGTCGCGCTGCCGGGCGCTGTTGATCGGCGCCGGCGACATGGGCGAGTTCCTGATGCAGCAGCTGCTGGCCTCCGGGCTGGGCGGAGCGACGGTGATTGCCCGCACCGCGCGCCGGGCGGAGGCGCTGGCGCGCCGGCTTGGTAGCCATTACGCGCTGCTGGAGGAGTTGCCGGATCGCCTGGCCGAGGCCGATATCGTCGTGGCGTGCCAGGGCGAAGGGCGCTATATGCTGAGCGCCGACATGGTGGAGGGCGCGCTGCGCCGTCGCCGGCGGCGGCCGGTCTTCCTGGTCGATCTGGCGGTGCCGGGCGACATCGAGCCGGCGGTAAACCGGCTGGAAGACGCCTTTCTGTACGATCTGGACGAATTGGAGCAGGTGGCGCTGCAAGGCCGCGCCGAACGCGAGACGGCAGCCGGTGCTGCCTGGGCGATCCTGGAGACGGAGCTGGCTGGCTTCCGGCAACGCCAGGCCGAGCGTGAGGCGGTGCCGACGCTGGTGGCGCTGCGTGCGGGATTCGAGGCGGCACGCCAGGCGGTGCTGGCGGAACTGCCGCCGGACGATCCGGCGCGGCCGGCGCTGGAGCGCGCGACCCAGTTGCTGGTGAACCGGCTGCTGCATCGGCCGATGGCGGAATTGCGCCGGATGGCCGTGACGGGACCAGGGGCGGCAGAAGAACAGGTGGCGGCCGAAGCGCTGTTGCGGCGGCTGTTTCTGGATGTGCCGGCTGACGATACGCCTGACGATACGAAGTATGAGGAGTAG